Within the Medicago truncatula cultivar Jemalong A17 chromosome 4, MtrunA17r5.0-ANR, whole genome shotgun sequence genome, the region TGTTGATTACTTGCTTGAGTTTGATAAAAACATGGGAAGTCACCGACGTGTGAAAACTTCAGCATCTTTTAGAGAAGTTCCTTCAATGgtagagaagaaaaaaagtttccTTTTTGTTCTTGATATTGATGATAAAAAGGGTAAGGTACAAGAAGAAAATGATGCAAACTTGAGAAGAAAGAGCAAGGAAACTGTGAGAGTTAAGAAGGAGAAGAATCAAGGGAAGAACAAGAAAATTTCTAAGTTAAAAGATGAACCAAGAAGGgttccattttcttcatcttcttctaagTATAAATCAAGGGTTAGAGATTGTAGTAAAGATAAAGATTTTTCAAGTGTTTCTACAAGGTGTAATTGTAGTTATTATGGATATGGTGGTGATGCTGGTTCAAGTTCAAGTTCATGTTCAACTTCTTCATTGCCTAATAGACAAAAGAAAGGGTTTGTTGAACCAAAAATGAGGAACAAGGTGAAAAAACATGTGTCACCAAAGAAGATTCAGACAGAACATAGCATGGAAAATCTTAGTCCTGTTTCAGTTCTAGATGTCAATGATTATGCTTTTCTCTATGGAGCTGATTTTTCAGGTTTGTTCACTCAATCTCTTGTTGCTATTATTTTTTAGGGAACCTTTTCTAGTTTATCAAACATTATGGGGTTGCCTaattttgtttgtgaaaattttaattttttgaacctaaaatgaattaatttggTGTCTAGAACTTTCAATGGACTCatgtgatttaatatttttaatggaCTAATGTgatttaagatttttaatttcatttttcctaCAATTTAGAGTCATTGGGTGATTATATTTTGCTTCTCTTACACAACTTGCTTACCGGTGGCTAAATTAAAATGTGTCATTTGAATGACTgacattaataaataaaacaaaatgaattgagatttatttatattttaatccacaaaatataagattatttctattttctattataaTGAAGGCAAttatttgagtgagaaaatattTATGGGGCATCACTTAATAAAGGCTTCGTGTTTTTAAAGTTGAGACGGTAACATTgatcaatattaatttaaaaagaaaaaagaaaacgaGCATATATCAAACTTTACGACACTAatgtttgttttcttatttattattaaaccGACATCAAACAAGTCACCGTCATAATCGTGATAATTAGTAAAGTTTCTAATCAAGTTTTAGTGTAAGTTCCTCTTCTTACAAAGAGCAATATTGATTGCTATTAATCCCACCAAATTTACTTACACAttgtaaaaaatacaaatttatatattacaTGAAGCTCTTTTAAGACAGAGTACTTTTCTTaacatacctttttttttgagggattttcTTCATATAcctgttttgttaaaaaagcatttaattcataataaataacTGACCCTCAATATTTGATTACAGTTACAAGCACCTTGCCTTTAAAGTCAAAAAGGAAATCTAAATCTTTATTGCCAGTGTCCTTGGAAGAAGATGTTGAAGAGAAAGTAAACAATAATAAAGGATATGCTCCCCACACTGACATCAACAGAGAAGCAGAGTATTACTCAGACTTGATGTTGAAGCTTCGTTCTTTGACAGAAGAAAGTATAAGGGAGTCAGATTGCACATCAAAGACTCAAAGCTTAGAGGAAATTTGTATGGTTTTTGAACAAACCATTTTTGACCATTTAGTATTTGAGTTCTTAAATGAAGTTGTATAATTttctaattaaaaatattgtcttCTTTGTCTATAGAGCATATATAGATAGAGATCTTgtgatatattttcttttttaaaaaaatgtagtcTCTCTGTCTCAAAAAGAATGTCAcgctttttgaaaaatatatatggttatagtggaagaaaaaaaaatgaatgtcacATTTAAATGAATGTTACATCGCAATCATCCGAAATATGTTGGTCGTCATAACCATTATTAGTGACATCGTGTATCTGATCCTGATAATTCAGGTACTGCGT harbors:
- the LOC11422745 gene encoding uncharacterized protein, which codes for MEKQENSRNGCFSSFIKVLLCARNETSPPVYPSENVETIHHKKDKLFDDSITTTPGVVARLMGLDSLPSTKRVVQGTTLDSVPRSKSVNFVDYLLEFDKNMGSHRRVKTSASFREVPSMVEKKKSFLFVLDIDDKKGKVQEENDANLRRKSKETVRVKKEKNQGKNKKISKLKDEPRRVPFSSSSSKYKSRVRDCSKDKDFSSVSTRCNCSYYGYGGDAGSSSSSCSTSSLPNRQKKGFVEPKMRNKVKKHVSPKKIQTEHSMENLSPVSVLDVNDYAFLYGADFSVTSTLPLKSKRKSKSLLPVSLEEDVEEKVNNNKGYAPHTDINREAEYYSDLMLKLRSLTEESIRESDCTSKTQSLEEICMVFEQTIFDHLVFEFLNEVV